A single Curtobacterium sp. MCSS17_015 DNA region contains:
- a CDS encoding LLM class flavin-dependent oxidoreductase — MGMTKIGFLSFGHWRDVPGSKVRSGREALLQAIDLAVAAEEAGVDGAYFRVHHFAQQQAAPFPLLSAIAARTSRIEIGTGVIDMRYENPLYMAEEAAATDLVSGGRLQLGVSRGSPETALAGYRSFGYVPEVGDENGADLARDHTVVFRRAIAGEPMANANPQMTGSVGSLAITPQSDTLSERIWWGAGTRATAEWTAEQGMNLMSSTLLTEDTGVPFDQLQAEQIERFRSTWESMGWGREPRVSVSRSIIPIIDDESRHYFGVRAQVEGQDQVGHLDGGLARFGRSYIGEPEQLVAELAADRAVREADTVLVTVPNQLGVDFNARLLAAVKDVFTEVDATPAAA; from the coding sequence ATGGGCATGACGAAGATCGGGTTCCTGTCCTTCGGGCACTGGCGCGACGTCCCCGGGTCGAAGGTCCGCAGCGGCCGCGAGGCCCTCCTGCAGGCGATCGACCTCGCCGTGGCCGCCGAGGAGGCCGGCGTCGACGGCGCGTACTTCCGCGTGCACCACTTCGCGCAGCAGCAGGCCGCACCCTTCCCGCTGCTGTCCGCGATCGCCGCCCGGACCAGCCGCATCGAGATCGGCACCGGCGTGATCGACATGCGCTACGAGAACCCGCTGTACATGGCCGAGGAAGCCGCGGCGACGGACCTCGTCTCCGGCGGCCGGCTTCAGCTCGGCGTGAGCCGCGGGTCACCCGAGACCGCCCTCGCCGGCTACCGCTCGTTCGGCTACGTCCCCGAGGTCGGTGACGAGAACGGAGCGGACCTCGCGCGCGACCACACCGTGGTGTTCCGGCGTGCGATCGCCGGCGAACCGATGGCGAACGCGAACCCGCAGATGACCGGCTCGGTCGGGTCGCTCGCGATCACCCCGCAGTCCGACACGCTGTCGGAGCGGATCTGGTGGGGGGCCGGCACCCGCGCGACCGCGGAGTGGACGGCCGAGCAGGGCATGAACCTCATGTCGTCGACGCTCCTCACCGAGGACACCGGCGTGCCCTTCGACCAACTGCAGGCGGAGCAGATCGAGCGCTTCCGGTCGACGTGGGAGTCCATGGGCTGGGGCCGTGAACCGCGGGTCTCCGTCTCGCGCAGCATCATCCCGATCATCGACGACGAGTCGCGCCACTACTTCGGCGTCCGCGCGCAGGTCGAGGGGCAGGACCAGGTCGGGCACCTCGACGGCGGGCTCGCCCGGTTCGGCCGGTCGTACATCGGTGAACCCGAGCAACTCGTCGCCGAGCTCGCCGCTGACCGAGCGGTCCGCGAGGCCGACACCGTCCTGGTCACCGTCCCGAACCAGCTCGGGGTGGACTTCAACGCGCGGTTGCTCGCCGCCGTGAAGGACGTCTTCACCGAGGTGGACGCGACGCCGGCAGCAGCCTGA
- a CDS encoding TraR/DksA C4-type zinc finger protein, translating into MDLDPRAALDAERARATKLLADVERSMQDVSDARDGANADDEHDPEGATLAWERGSLGAVRDDARRRIDQVDAALRRLGEGAYGRCAVGGEPIPEARLTALPWAATCVAHA; encoded by the coding sequence ATGGACCTCGATCCCCGCGCTGCCCTGGACGCCGAGCGGGCCCGCGCGACGAAGCTCCTCGCCGACGTCGAGCGCAGCATGCAGGACGTCAGCGACGCCCGGGACGGTGCGAACGCGGACGACGAACACGACCCGGAGGGCGCCACGCTCGCCTGGGAGCGGGGCTCGCTCGGCGCGGTGCGGGACGACGCCCGACGCCGGATCGACCAGGTCGACGCGGCCCTCCGCCGCCTCGGCGAGGGCGCCTACGGCCGTTGTGCGGTGGGCGGGGAACCGATCCCGGAGGCGCGTCTGACGGCCCTCCCGTGGGCCGCGACGTGCGTCGCGCACGCGTGA
- a CDS encoding MFS transporter produces MQSTRSVAGFWIIAAMLLVALASSAVPAPIYPVYAAEWHLTPLMLTAVFAVYVAGLLVSLLVAGRLSDHVGRKPVLVAGGVGLAVSLGLFAVADGFGALVLDRVVQGVAVGLLIGALGAALIDNSLERHPALAGVLNGAVPPIALATGALSSGALVEWGPAPEQFVYLLFGALLVLMLVALVVVPERVTRRPGALRSLRPTIAVPRSSRRLFRGVAGSLIASWALGGLFLSLVPSALGAVFGIDNHFAAGALIAVVTGVGAATGIATQRLDPRIGVLIGLVALVLGPVVTIGFVFAQSLPGLVVGSAIAGVGFGAGFQAPLRMLLATAAPTHRAGLLSTIYVVSYLAFGVPSVIGGFLEPVLGLVPVLAGYGAFIVLAAVVALALQLTSKDAAAVEEAAAEAVERTATGSVRAV; encoded by the coding sequence ATGCAGTCCACACGCTCGGTCGCCGGGTTCTGGATCATCGCCGCCATGCTGCTCGTGGCGTTGGCGTCCTCGGCGGTCCCCGCCCCGATCTACCCCGTCTACGCCGCCGAGTGGCACCTGACGCCGCTCATGCTCACCGCCGTGTTCGCCGTCTACGTCGCCGGCCTCCTCGTGAGCCTGCTCGTCGCCGGCCGTCTGTCCGACCACGTCGGCCGGAAGCCCGTGCTCGTCGCCGGCGGGGTGGGCCTCGCGGTGTCGCTCGGGCTCTTCGCGGTCGCCGACGGCTTCGGTGCCCTCGTCCTCGACCGCGTGGTGCAGGGCGTCGCCGTCGGCCTGCTCATCGGTGCCCTCGGTGCCGCACTCATCGACAACTCCCTCGAACGACACCCCGCACTCGCCGGCGTGCTGAACGGAGCGGTCCCGCCGATCGCCCTCGCCACCGGCGCCCTGTCGAGCGGCGCCCTGGTCGAGTGGGGTCCCGCTCCCGAGCAGTTCGTCTACCTGCTCTTCGGTGCGCTCCTCGTGCTCATGCTCGTCGCGCTCGTCGTCGTCCCCGAGCGGGTCACCCGCCGCCCCGGAGCCCTCCGGTCCCTCCGCCCGACGATCGCCGTGCCGCGGTCCTCCCGCCGGTTGTTCCGCGGCGTCGCCGGGTCCCTCATCGCGAGCTGGGCCCTCGGCGGACTCTTCCTGTCACTCGTCCCCTCGGCGCTCGGCGCCGTCTTCGGCATCGACAACCACTTCGCCGCCGGTGCCCTCATCGCCGTCGTCACCGGGGTCGGTGCCGCGACCGGGATCGCCACCCAGCGGCTCGACCCCCGCATCGGCGTGCTCATCGGGCTCGTCGCACTGGTCCTCGGGCCGGTCGTCACGATCGGCTTCGTGTTCGCCCAGTCCCTGCCGGGCCTGGTCGTCGGCAGTGCGATCGCCGGCGTCGGCTTCGGCGCGGGGTTCCAGGCACCGCTCCGGATGCTCCTCGCCACCGCGGCGCCGACCCACCGCGCCGGACTGCTCTCGACGATCTACGTCGTCAGCTACCTGGCCTTCGGCGTCCCGAGCGTCATCGGCGGGTTCCTCGAGCCGGTGCTCGGGCTCGTCCCGGTGCTCGCCGGGTACGGCGCGTTCATCGTCCTCGCAGCGGTCGTCGCCCTCGCCCTGCAGCTGACGTCGAAGGACGCGGCCGCGGTCGAGGAGGCCGCGGCGGAAGCCGTCGAGCGCACGGCGACGGGCTCGGTCCGCGCCGTCTGA
- a CDS encoding DUF2510 domain-containing protein — protein sequence MTLPAAGWFPDPRDTARLRWWDGHAWGETTRALPRVAPEPALQALAVPSGPAFSVEGPAGPSEGRSWAYGSTDRRFCVFAVLAVLFAVASLVLNPWGACSFLAMVTGIVALVRPGATGAWRVVGQSIGTSALVLAVATGVVVVNTHLHLF from the coding sequence GTGACGCTGCCGGCCGCCGGCTGGTTCCCGGACCCCCGCGACACCGCTCGACTGCGGTGGTGGGACGGTCACGCCTGGGGTGAGACCACCCGGGCGCTCCCCCGTGTCGCACCGGAACCCGCGCTGCAGGCCCTCGCGGTGCCGAGCGGTCCGGCGTTCTCGGTCGAGGGCCCCGCCGGTCCGTCCGAGGGGCGGTCCTGGGCCTACGGCAGCACCGACCGGCGCTTCTGCGTGTTCGCGGTCCTCGCCGTGCTCTTCGCCGTCGCGTCGCTCGTGCTGAACCCCTGGGGTGCGTGCAGCTTCCTCGCCATGGTGACGGGGATCGTTGCACTCGTGCGCCCCGGCGCGACCGGAGCGTGGCGGGTCGTGGGGCAGAGCATCGGCACCTCGGCACTCGTGCTCGCCGTCGCGACGGGCGTGGTCGTGGTGAACACCCACCTGCACCTGTTCTGA
- a CDS encoding TIGR02611 family protein, with translation MHGDPTEPPRSAGPAANEAAADGPDASGPDASGATDQADGGRQRFQWFRDLRTWIHARPHVHLFYKVLVGIVGGLIVVIGLALVPLPGPGWLVVFIGLTVLASEFHFFHRIITWLRAKLHRFWDWAKRHAPSKRMRDAADKGKADVDAAHAEAHRNVGVQRPRGRTARPGL, from the coding sequence ATGCACGGCGACCCGACTGAGCCTCCCCGGAGTGCCGGCCCTGCCGCGAACGAAGCTGCCGCGGACGGACCCGACGCGTCCGGACCCGACGCGTCCGGCGCCACCGACCAGGCCGACGGCGGCCGTCAGCGCTTCCAGTGGTTCCGCGACCTCCGGACGTGGATCCACGCCCGTCCGCACGTGCACCTCTTCTACAAGGTCCTGGTCGGGATCGTCGGCGGTCTCATCGTCGTGATCGGGCTCGCCCTGGTGCCACTGCCCGGTCCCGGCTGGCTGGTCGTGTTCATCGGCCTGACGGTCCTGGCGAGCGAGTTCCACTTCTTCCACCGGATCATCACGTGGCTCCGCGCGAAGCTGCACCGCTTCTGGGACTGGGCCAAGCGCCACGCGCCGTCGAAGCGGATGCGGGACGCGGCGGACAAGGGCAAGGCGGACGTCGACGCGGCCCATGCCGAGGCGCACCGGAACGTCGGGGTGCAGCGCCCCCGCGGTCGGACCGCACGGCCCGGGCTCTAG